A stretch of the Capsicum annuum cultivar UCD-10X-F1 chromosome 10, UCD10Xv1.1, whole genome shotgun sequence genome encodes the following:
- the LOC107844075 gene encoding uncharacterized protein LOC107844075: MSPSVARGLLNLQMLKIFYFQSMEEVIAEEEQQGEEIMTNEPLFPMLDGLSLDKLPKLEHFFLTKRALEFPFLKEVEIRKCPKMKTFIQQGTERTPSLKNVNNDNEVKVDDLNEWIHQRFISKEEDGSESEASQEEDGSKSEASQEEDGSESEASIE, encoded by the exons ATGTCTCCATCTGTGGCCAGAGGTCTTCTGAATCTCCAAATGCTAAAGATATTTTACTTCCAATCAATGGAAGAAGTGATAGCTGAAGAGGAACAACAAGGAGAAGAAATCATGACAAATGAGCCTTTATTTCCCATGTTGGATGGGCTGAGCCTCGATAAGCTACCAAAGCTTGAGCATTTCTTTCTGACGAAGCGTGCTCTTGAATTTCCATTTCTTAAAGAAGTAGAGATTCGTAAATGCCCTAAAATGAAGACATTTATTCAACAGGGAACGGAGAGGACGCCGAGTCTCAAAAATGTGAACAATGATAATGAGGTGAAAGTAGATGATCTGAATGAATGGATACATCAGAGGTTCATTTCTAAG GAAGAAGATGGAAGTGAATCAGAAGCTTCTCAGGAAGAAGATGGAAGCAAATCTGAAGCTTCTCAGGAAGAAGATGGAAGCGAATCTGAAGCTTCAATCGAGTGA
- the LOC124887918 gene encoding uncharacterized protein LOC124887918, which yields MDYPEEVSHPRMFRWLDAKSNTKIKEADLFNPSDDAVVHPWIVPTEEESLMTSYITLGHIDIIVDPMVDLKRKELAEAIAIRIAVRQGQPNVEALHDQPTKADSGASLDGVVGVGGRHADAATTRDDVGH from the exons atgGATTACCCGGaggaggtttctcatccaaggatgtttaggtggttggatgcaaagagcaacaccaaaattaaggaggctgatctctttaacccttcggatgatgca gttgttcatccatggatcgtgcctactgaggaggagtcattgatgacttcttatattactcttggtCATATTGATATTATAGTAGACCCAATGGTGGATTTAAAAAGGAAGGAATTGGCTGAAGCAATAGCCATAAGAatagcagttaggcaaggtcagcctaatgttgaggctcttcatgaccaacctactaaggcagattcgggtgcttctttggatggagttgttggtgttggtggcaggcatgctgatgctgctaccactcgtgatgat gttggtcattag
- the LOC107844073 gene encoding probable ribosome biogenesis protein RLP24 produces MRLEKCWFCSSTIYPGHGIQFVRNDAKIFRFCRSKCHKNLKMKRNPRKLKWTKAYRRLHGKDMIQDSTFEFERKRNRPERYDRNVTENTLKAIKKIDKIRVDREERHIAKRMKRKKTKELREAAKELEQSIYLVPVPEKSPVTLPDKVPVTQKQSEENRMEE; encoded by the exons ATGAGATTGGAAAAATGCTGGTTTTGTTCCTCAACTATATATCCAGGCCATGGTATTCAATTTGTCCGAAACGACGCAAAG ATCTTTCGGTTCTGTAGGTCTAAGTGCCACAAGAATTTAAAGATGAAGAGGAATCCACGTAAACTTAAATGGACTAAAGCATATAGGCGGCTGCATGGAAAGGACATGATTCAG GACTCAACATTTGAATTCGAGAGGAAACGTAATAGGCCAGAGAGATATGACAGGAATGTAACTGAGAACACTTTGAAGGCCATCAAGAAAATTGATAAAATCAGAGTCGATAGGGAGGAGAGACATATTGCTAAGAG gatgaaaagaaagaaaaccaaGGAGCTGAGAGAAGCAGCGAAGGAGCTCGAGCAGAGCATTTACTTAGTCCCGGTTCCAGAAAAGTCACCAGTTACACTGCCTGACAAGGTCCCGGTTACACAAAAGCAGTCGGAGGAAAATCGCATGGAGGAATGA